A portion of the Drosophila innubila isolate TH190305 chromosome 3L unlocalized genomic scaffold, UK_Dinn_1.0 0_D_3L, whole genome shotgun sequence genome contains these proteins:
- the LOC117786829 gene encoding uncharacterized protein LOC117786829 isoform X1, producing the protein MAKKKKGKKGKKGKKDPCAINVTDQMIRPMMPTTAETCNECCQCQCECDCSPEIQPCFIQPTRPDPGPDAYDEFEACLNGSGLTIRVLKNTHKVESVNDGAGSNLGADDDPVYRQSLDDCPSNNCLNDLLQRSDFARKHIQRRTCGSIVNHPKIPKIRANIKYSGNDTCEADDYYVPFSKIKEACENAQAKVDCYRSQVCDRNEAKVDCYRRRLCGGGAPVIPAVPPTKNQRNCCMQVEAKDIKDTMKGVNLDTRQKGIEVCYKTCDETDSDVFLVKLGSKSKSQHKKNTIEIELRTPKQPVTLPISKVTTETYVTEALLDAAKGGKGKKKGKGKKGKGKGKKKK; encoded by the exons ATGgctaagaagaagaagggTAAGAAGGGCAAAAAGGGCAAGAAGGACCCATGTGCAATTAATGTCACAGATCAAATGATAAGACCAATGATGCCA ACAACAGCTGAAACATGCAATGAGTGTTGTCAGTGTCAATGCGAATGCGATTGCAGTCCGGAGATACAGCCGTGCTTTATACAGCCAACACGTCCAGATCCGGGTCCGGATGCTTATGATGAATTTGAAGCCTGCCTCAATGGTAGTGGACTAACTATACGCGTCTTAAAGAACACACACAAGGTGGAGAGTGTCAATGATGGTGCCGGCTCGAATTTGGGTGCCGACGATGATCCCGTCTATCGGCAGAGTCTCGACGATTGTCCGTCCAACAATTGTCTCAATGATTTGCTGCAGCGCAGCGACTTTGCCCGCAAACATATCCAGCGTCGCACCTGCGGTAGCATTGTGAATCATCCAAAGATACCAAAGATCCGAGCCAATATTAAGTATTCGGGTAATGATACCTGCGAGGCGGATGATTACTATGTGCCCTTCTCCAAGATCAAGGAGGCATGCGAGAATGCCCAAGCCAAGGTCGATTGTTATAGATCGCAGGTCTGTGATCGGAATGAGGCCAAAGTCGATTGCTATCGCCGTCGTTTATGTGGTGGCGGTGCTCCAGTGATTCCAGCGGTGCCACCCACAAAGAATCAACGCAATTGTTGCATGCAAGTGGAGGCGAAGGACATTAAGGATACCATGAAGGGCGTCAACTTGGACACCAGACAGAAGGGCATCGAG GTTTGTTACAAAACGTGCGATGAGACGGACAGCGATGTGTTCCTCGTTAAGCTGGGCAGCAAATCGAAATCCCAGCACAAGAAGAACACCATTGAGATCGAGCTGCGCACACCAAAGCAGCCGGTTACATTGCCCATAAGTAAGGTAACCACTGAGACATATGTCACGGAAGCTCTGCTCGATGCCGCCAAGGGGGGCAAGGGTAAAAAGAAGGGCAAAGGCAAGAAGGGCAAGGGCAaaggcaaaaagaaaaagtaa
- the LOC117786778 gene encoding kinesin-like protein Klp61F, with protein sequence MDITSGANGSRQQQQTARKSNQNIQVYVRVRPLNSRERCIRSAEVVNVMPPREIVTRHTVDSKLTKTFTFDRSFGPDSRQCDVYSTVVAPLIEEVLSGYNCTVFAYGQTGTGKTHTMVGNECAELKSSWEDDSDIGIIPRALSHLFDELRMTELEFTMRISYLELYNEELCDLLSTDDNTKIRIFDDSTKKGSVIIQGLEEIPVHSKDDVYKLLEKGKERRKTATTLMNAQSSRSHTVFSIVVHIRENGIDGEEMLKIGKLNLVDLAGSENVSKAGNEKGIRVRETVNINQSLLTLGRVITALVDRAPHVPYRESKLTRLLQESLGGRTKTSIIATISPGHKDIEETLSTLEYAHRAKNIQNKPEVNQKLTKKTVLKEYTDEIDKLKRDLMAARDKNGIYLAEDTYGELMLKMDSQTRELNEKMLLLKALKDELQNKEKIFNEVSMSLVKKTQKLNRTEQHLTETKGSLLLTKKVLNKTKRRYKEKKQLVESHVKTEQQLTTQANQILEAADLAADDTQQLHGTIERRRHVDEMIRSTCEQFAERMRDNLEMLDGSLSQYQEQHAGSTKQLTEELANCTSVHRRLVANATKSIDNLRDICTESLTAHGQLQAQFATVVASTEDAHCQALLAQLLEHMEQRKAQLSQDILANLQELEANNERHREALDNMRDGFSPIIERNAKAVQQHVDQVQQQLNQLTALSAPDSEQLQQLQAELAHEEELAKQEVELMRQLEQLQQQRAKNTLSMGTRVGQLKRSHVAVNEQAQLTGNSMQAYASEGTVAAQAARDELCSQLQAAVLCVDHGVSKCSTLHVQLDNLCKESNNQAESSMQTVRSHQQQLRQMCTDSEQHAQQLRHEQQKQLSLATNQIHQIMTTDFELANGHAHITGDLIDKLSEHMAQHATVQRQQLKTCHEGVSNFHQSELKTYAPTGATPSKRDFIYPRTLVATSPHQEIVRRYRQEQDWSDLDTTATIDELSEGEPEEESLQSVQELSETETIMNSTPIEPVDGVVNKRGSRGGGSRSSNTLKPLSGQRNSSLSRSLTPSKNSPRNSPLSSPAFKRHNKENVA encoded by the exons ATGGACATAACATCGGGTGCGAATGGCTCccgccaacagcagcagacagCGCGCAAATCGAATCAAAACATTCAGGTCTATGTACGCGTCAG ACCGTTGAACTCACGTGAGAGATGCATTCGCTCCGCGGAGGTGGTGAATGTGATGCCGCCTCGTGAAATTGTCACACGTCACACCGTGGACTCGAAGCTTACAAAGACGTTTACCTTCGATCGCTCCTTTGGACCGGACTCGCGTCAGTGCGATGTCTACAGCACCGTTGTGGCGCCTCTTATCGAGGAGGTGCTCTCCGGCTACAACTGCACGGTGTTTGCCTACGGACAGACGGGTACGGGCAAAACGCATACCATGGTGGGCAATGAGTGCGCCGAACTGAAGTCCTCCTGGGAAGAT GACTCGGACATTGGCATTATACCGCGAGCTCTGAGTCATCTGTTTGACGAGCTGCGCATGACGGAACTGGAGTTCACGATGCGCATCTCCTATCTGGAACTGTACAACGAGGAGCTGTGCGATCTGCTCTCGACCGATGACAACACCAAGATACGCATCTTTGATGACAGCACGAAGAAGGGATCGGTGATTATACAGGGATTGGAGGAAATACCCGTACACAGCAAGGACGATGTGTATAAGCTGCTCGAGAAGGGCAAGGAGAGACGCAAAACGGCCACAACGCTGATGAATGCCCAATCCTCGCGATCCCACACCGTTTTCTCCATTGTGGTGCACATACGCGAGAACGGCATCGATGGCGAGGAGATGCTCAAGATCGGCAAACTGAATCTGGTCGATTTGGCGGGCAGCGAGAACGTATCCAAGGCGGGCAACGAGAAAGGTATCCGTGTGCGCGAAACTGTCAACATTAATCAGAGTCTGTTGACCCTGGGACGTGTGATCACTGCCTTGGTAGATCGTGCTCCCCATGTGCCCTATCGTGAGTCCAAGTTGACGCGTCTGCTGCAGGAGTCACTGGGCGGACGCACAAAGACTTCAATTATAGCCACCATCTCGCCGGGTCACAAGGATATCGAGGAAACGCTGAGCACGTTGGAGTATGCACATCGTGCAAAGAACATTCAAAATAAGCCGGAGGTCAATCAAAAGCTGACCAAGAAGACGGTACTCAAGGAGTACACCGATGAGATTGATAAACTGAAGCGGGACCTGATGGCGGCACGCGATAAGAATGGCATCTACCTGGCCGAAGATACCTACGGCGAGTTGATGCTCAAAATGGATTCACAGACACGCGAGCTCAACGAGAAGATGCTGCTGCTAAAGGCGCTCAAGGATGAGCTGCAGAACAAGGAGAAGATCTTCAACGAGGTCAGCATGAGTCTGGTCAAGAAGACGCAAAAGCTCAACCGCACCGAGCAGCACTTGACGGAGACCAAAGGATCTCTGCTGCTCACCAAGAAGGTGCTGAACAAAACCAAGCGACGCTACAAGGAAAAGAAACAGCTGGTGGAGTCGCATGTGAAGACAGAACAGCAGCTAACAACGCAGGCCAATCAAATACTAGAGGCAGCTGACCTGGCTGCCGATGATACTCAGCAGCTCCATGGCACCATCGAGCGGCGTCGTCATGTGGATGAAATGATACGCAGCACGTGCGAACAATTCGCGGAACGCATGCGCGATAATCTAGAGATGCTCGATGGTAGTTTATCTCAATACCAGGAGCAGCATGCGGGCTCAACGAAGCAACTGACCGAGGAGTTGG CGAACTGCACCAGTGTGCATCGTCGTCTGGTGGCAAATGCCACTAAAAGCATCGACAACTTGCGTGATATTTGCACAGAATCCTTGACAGCGCATGGTCAGCTGCAGGCACAGTTTGCAACCGTTGTGGCCAGCACGGAGGATGCCCATTGTCAGGCACTGTTGGCACAGCTCTTGGAGCATATGGAGCAACGCAAGGCGCAGCTGAGCCAGGACATATTGGCCAACCTGCAGGAGCTGGAGGCCAACAATGAGCGACACAGGGAAGCGTTGGACAACATGCGTGATGGCTTCTCGCCGATCATTGAGCGCAATGCAAAGGCCGTGCAGCAGCATGTGGATcaagtgcagcagcaactgaacCAATTGACGGCATTGAGTGCTCCGGATtcggagcaactgcagcagctgcaggcTGAACTGGCGCACGAGGAGGAGTTGGCAAAGCAGGAAGTGGAACTGATGCGTCAGttggagcagctgcagcaacaacgggCCAAGAACACACTCAGCATGGGAACTCGAGTCGGGCAACTGAAGCGCAGCCATGTGGCAGTCAATGAGCAGGCACAGCTGACCGGGAACAGCATGCAGGCCTATGCCAGCGAGGGAACTGTGGCTGCCCAAGCCGCACGGGATGAACTATGCAGCCAACTGCAGGCGGCGGTGCTGTGTGTGGATCACGGAGTCTCCAAGTGCTCCACGCTGCATGTGCAGCTGGATAATCTGTGCAAGGAGAGCAACAATCAAGCCGAGTCCAGCATGCAAACAGTACGCAGCcatcagcagcaactgcgCCAGATGTGCACCGACAGCGAGCAGCATGCCCAGCAGCTTCGTCAcgagcagcagaagcagctcAGTCTGGCCACCAATCAGATCCACCAGATCATGACCACGGACTTTGAGCTGGCCAATGGACATGCACATATTACTGGCGACCTCATCGACAAGCTGTCCGAGCATATGGCACAGCATGCGACCGTGCAGCGTCAACAGCTGAAGACTTGCCACGAGGGTGTCTCTAATTTCCACCAGAGCGAACTGAAGACATATGCTCCTACGGGTGCCACGCCCTCGAAGCGTGACTTCATCTATCCACGCACACTGGTTGCCACCTCGCCGCATCAGGAAATTGTGCGTCGCTATCGCCAGGAGCAGGACTGGTCGGATCTGGATACCACTGCCACTATCGACGAG CTCAGCGAGGGTGAACCCGAGGAGGAATCATTGCAGTCTGTGCAGGAACTGTCTGAAACGGAAACCATTATGAACTCGACGCCCATTGAACCCGTTGATGGCGTTGTTAATAAGCGTGGCTCCAGAGGCGGCGGCTCACGCAGCTCCAACACGTTGAAGCCATTGTCCGGGCAGCGCAACAGTTCCCTCTCTCGCTCCCTGACCCCCAGCAAAAACTCGCCGCGCAACTCGCCCCTCAGTTCACCTGCCTTCAAGAGG CACAACAAAGAGAACGTGGCCTGA
- the LOC117786814 gene encoding uncharacterized protein LOC117786814, with translation MAADRSLIYMFEFVVDDLLITKQNLCAPEEYPTCVEITFRSSVFVSVCDREYGSCVNPNQPKCGKCCIFALESPVTDKDRLLIHVYKKRTNRCKFLIGLTELPLKPIFDRVKESFDIENPNWEKIWKEQLQMLPRMKGQNKDVMDNCACYDPGNERREQLCPTSELTKRLLPLFNLCKQQTGNMVLIMRLLCNGPAIVSTFSLNRPVCSRNPKCPDPCCPPPPCPQPCPPCPSCGPCEPCPGDPCCGGNTSATGGPMDTGKKCRGGCQPCPLPQCTMPDPCAKDDANKLPKCLRYFSCNLDKLCPCEYCEDEFDRECPTVPSKRCKSVIEQRLEPCGPCGGVPAYPRWVQDKKAKEQADTKAEKKQQEKEKKEGKEGKEGKGGKKRQAGGSCFCETSNLTPSEEYADPCGHCCPEYASCCDLGECISS, from the exons ATGGCAGCGGACCGGAGCTTAATATACATGTTTGAATTTGTGGTTGATGACTTGCTGATAACGAAACAGAACTTGTGCGCGCCGGAGGAATATCCGACCTGTGTTGAGATCACATTTCGCTCAAGCGTTTTCGTCAGCGTCTGCGATCGCGAGTACGGATCATGTGTGAATCCAAATCAGCCGAAATGTGGCAAGTGTTGCATATTTGCGCTGGAGTCGCCGGTCACCGATAAGGATCGCCTATTGATCCATGTGTATAAGAAGCGAACGAATCGCTGCAAGTTTCTTATTGGTTTAACTGAACTGCCGTTGAAGCCAATATTCGATCGCGTCAAGGAATCCTTTGATATTGAGAATCCCAATTGGGAAAAGATATGGAAAGAGCAACTGCAGATGTTGCCAAGAATGAAGGGACAAAACAAGGATGTTATGGATAATTGCGCTTGCTACGATCCCGGAAATGAGAGACGCGAGCAATTGTGTCCCACATCCGAGTTAACCAAGCGTCTGCTGCCACTCTTCAATCTTTGCAAGCAACAGACCGGCAACATGGTCCTCATCATGCGATTGCTTTGCAATGGACCGGCTATTGTGTCTACCTTCTCACTCAATCGCCCAGTCTGCTCCCGTAATCCAAAGTGCCCGGATCCCTGTTGTCCGCCACCACCATGTCCACAGCCCTGCCCACCCTGTCCATCTTGTGGCCCGTGCGAGCCTTGCCCAGGAGATCCCTGTTGTGGCGGCAACACCAGCGCCACAGGTGGTCCTATGGACACTGGCAAGAAGTGTCGTGGTGGTTGTCAACCCTGCCCACTTCCACAGTGCACCATGCCTGATCCTTGCGCTAAAGAtgatgcaaataaattgccgAAATGCTTGCGCTATTTCAGCTGCAACCTGGACAAATTGTGCCCCTGTGAATATTGTGAGGATGAGTTTGATCGTG AGTGTCCCACTGTGCCCTCAAAGCGTTGCAAGTCGGTCATTGAGCAGCGCCTAGAACCTTGTGGTCCCTGTGGTGGCGTGCCTGCTTATCCACGTTGGGTACAGGACAAGAAGGCTAAGGAGCAGGCGGATACGAAAGCCGAAAAGAAGCAAcaggaaaaggaaaagaagGAAGGCAAGGAAGGTAAAGAAGGCAAGGGTGGCAAGAAACGTCAAGCGGGCGGCAGCTGTTTCTGTGAAACATCCAATTTAACCCCCTCGGAAGAATATGCCGATCCCTGCGGTCATTGCTGTCCCGAATACGCGAGTTGTTGCGACCTAGGTGAGTGCATTTCCAGCTAa
- the LOC117786839 gene encoding uncharacterized protein LOC117786839 yields MSVVPHLLYMFEFVVDDLVITQQNYCAPEEYPICVEIIFRNSVYVNICDRDYGDRINPTRPKSGKRCIFALESPVTKDDRLLVYVYKKRSKCCKFLVGLMEVEIKFLFDRVKKSFDMGNINWNKQWQDQLADMPKMKNSSYVMDRCDCYDSGYERREQLNPLSEVSKQMIPLFNLCNRQTGNIVLLMRLSCHGPTVVSAFWKQGNQYVPQPPTKQPQNRPSFLHEEDVDIKRQTKCYRFFACNKDKLCPSDFCEDEFDRSCPTIKRKRRSKKGNKKVKNNCICSETRAILPTLDGVEQLEVQATECVEDLEM; encoded by the exons ATGAGTGTTGTTCCACATTTACTTTATATGTTTGAGTTCGTGGTTGATGATCTTGTGATCACCCAACAGAATTATTGTGCTCCGGAAGAGTATCCAATTTGTGTGGAGATCATCTTCCGCAATAGCGTATACGTGAATATATGCGACCGCGATTATGGAGATCGGATAAATCCTACGCGTCCCAAGAGCGGCAAACGCTGCATATTCGCCTTGGAATCGCCAGTCACAAAGGATGATCGATTATTAGTCTATGTCTATAAGAAGCGATCGAAGTGCTGCAAATTTTTAGTCGGATTAATGGAGGTTGAAATAAAGTTTCTTTTCGATCGCGTTAAGAAAAGTTTTGATATGGGAAACATTAACTGGAATAAACAATGGCAGGATCAACTGGCAGATATGCCCAAAATGAAGAATTCAAGCTATGTGATGGACAGATGTGATTGCTATGATTCTGGTTATGAGCGTCGCGAGCAGTTGAATCCCTTATCGGAGGTATCAAAGCAAATGATCCCTCTCTTTAATCTCTGCAACCGGCAAACCGGCAACATTGTGCTTCTAATGCGTCTGTCCTGCCATGGACCGACTGTTGTGTCTGCTTTTTGGAAACAGGGTAACCAATATGTGCCCCAGCCACCAACAAAACAGCCACAGAACCGTCCGTCCTTTCTTCACGAAGAAGATGTCGATataaaaagacaaacaaaatgcTATCGATTCTTTGCCTGCAACAAGGATAAGCTCTGTCCCAGCGACTTTTGTGAGGATGAATTTGATCGCA GCTGTCCCACTATAAAGCGTAAGCGTCGATCGAAGAAGGGCAATAAGAaggttaaaaataattgcatctGTTCGGAAACTCGGGCTATTCTACCTACACTCGATGGTGTGGAGCAACTGGAAGTTCAGGCGACTGAGTGCGTAGAAGATCTGGAGATGTGA
- the LOC117786829 gene encoding uncharacterized protein LOC117786829 isoform X2 — protein MAKKKKGKKGKKGKKDPCAINVTDQMIRPMMPTAETCNECCQCQCECDCSPEIQPCFIQPTRPDPGPDAYDEFEACLNGSGLTIRVLKNTHKVESVNDGAGSNLGADDDPVYRQSLDDCPSNNCLNDLLQRSDFARKHIQRRTCGSIVNHPKIPKIRANIKYSGNDTCEADDYYVPFSKIKEACENAQAKVDCYRSQVCDRNEAKVDCYRRRLCGGGAPVIPAVPPTKNQRNCCMQVEAKDIKDTMKGVNLDTRQKGIEVCYKTCDETDSDVFLVKLGSKSKSQHKKNTIEIELRTPKQPVTLPISKVTTETYVTEALLDAAKGGKGKKKGKGKKGKGKGKKKK, from the exons ATGgctaagaagaagaagggTAAGAAGGGCAAAAAGGGCAAGAAGGACCCATGTGCAATTAATGTCACAGATCAAATGATAAGACCAATGATGCCAACTG CTGAAACATGCAATGAGTGTTGTCAGTGTCAATGCGAATGCGATTGCAGTCCGGAGATACAGCCGTGCTTTATACAGCCAACACGTCCAGATCCGGGTCCGGATGCTTATGATGAATTTGAAGCCTGCCTCAATGGTAGTGGACTAACTATACGCGTCTTAAAGAACACACACAAGGTGGAGAGTGTCAATGATGGTGCCGGCTCGAATTTGGGTGCCGACGATGATCCCGTCTATCGGCAGAGTCTCGACGATTGTCCGTCCAACAATTGTCTCAATGATTTGCTGCAGCGCAGCGACTTTGCCCGCAAACATATCCAGCGTCGCACCTGCGGTAGCATTGTGAATCATCCAAAGATACCAAAGATCCGAGCCAATATTAAGTATTCGGGTAATGATACCTGCGAGGCGGATGATTACTATGTGCCCTTCTCCAAGATCAAGGAGGCATGCGAGAATGCCCAAGCCAAGGTCGATTGTTATAGATCGCAGGTCTGTGATCGGAATGAGGCCAAAGTCGATTGCTATCGCCGTCGTTTATGTGGTGGCGGTGCTCCAGTGATTCCAGCGGTGCCACCCACAAAGAATCAACGCAATTGTTGCATGCAAGTGGAGGCGAAGGACATTAAGGATACCATGAAGGGCGTCAACTTGGACACCAGACAGAAGGGCATCGAG GTTTGTTACAAAACGTGCGATGAGACGGACAGCGATGTGTTCCTCGTTAAGCTGGGCAGCAAATCGAAATCCCAGCACAAGAAGAACACCATTGAGATCGAGCTGCGCACACCAAAGCAGCCGGTTACATTGCCCATAAGTAAGGTAACCACTGAGACATATGTCACGGAAGCTCTGCTCGATGCCGCCAAGGGGGGCAAGGGTAAAAAGAAGGGCAAAGGCAAGAAGGGCAAGGGCAaaggcaaaaagaaaaagtaa
- the LOC117786803 gene encoding phosphatidylinositide phosphatase SAC1: MDSENDVYDDMNLYITQESFIVEPNGQSELLIIGRLDKVTRVQAKTTQLTNLRPTRRICGILGSIHLLSCDYLLVATHRIFVGVINNTIVWRLAGYDIIPYIPNAIQRSENEEYLSMLRKTLDTKFYYFSYRYDLTQTLQRQRELSAKSRGLGLLQRADKRFVWNNYVLQQFRCEKMERFQLPLVLGFVSVNQVQINGQTFFWSIITRRSVERAGTRLFCRGSNDQGHVANFVETEQIVEFNGQYTSFVQTRGSMPFHWHQLPNLRYKPRPRLIPGKDQLAACAAHFNAQIQIYGQQVAVNLVDQKGAEGELEATFARLVRELGNTSVRYEAFDFHHECRKMRWDRLNILIDRLAHEQEDFGFYHAFDNGNLVSTQTGVFRTNCIDCLDRTNVVQSMLARRSLTAVLQKLGVLHVGQRVEQASNNFEAIFKGVWADNADLVSLQYSGTGALKTDFTRTGKRTKAGAMNDGKNSLIRYYLNNFADGVRQDGIDLFLGNYVINENEGSILPSPLMAQRGWRYYAFPSVLLIAVAMFIITMTYPAEFNTENLLFMLFWGAMIAVSATGILHYGVEFVQWPRLFPLISFQPA; encoded by the coding sequence ATGGATTCAGAAAACGACGTTTACGATGACATGAATCTGTACATAACGCAGGAGAGCTTCATTGTCGAACCGAATGGTCAGAGCGAGCTATTGATTATTGGCCGACTCGACAAGGTGACGCGGGTGCAGGCCAAGACCACACAGCTGACGAATCTACGTCCGACACGACGCATATGCGGCATTCTCGGCTCCATACACCTCCTCAGCTGTGACTATCTGCTGGTGGCCACCCACCGCATCTTTGTGGGCGTCATTAACAATACCATCGTGTGGCGTCTGGCCGGCTATGATATTATACCCTACATTCCCAATGCCATTCAACGCTCGGAAAATGAGGAATACTTGAGTATGCTGCGCAAGACTCTGGACACCAAATTCTATTATTTCTCCTACCGTTATGATCTGACGCAAACGCTGCAACGTCAGCGGGAACTCAGCGCAAAGTCTCGAGGACTTGGTCTGCTGCAGCGTGCTGATAAGCGCTTTGTTTGGAATAACTACGTGCTGCAGCAGTTTAGGTGCGAGAAAATGGAACGATTCCAACTGCCACTGGTGCTGGGATTTGTGTCGGTCAATCAGGTGCAAATCAATGGACAGACCTTCTTCTGGAGCATCATAACTCGCAGATCTGTGGAGCGCGCGGGCACACGTCTGTTCTGTCGTGGAAGCAACGATCAAGGTCATGTGGCGAACTTTGTGGAGACGGAACAGATTGTCGAGTTCAATGGACAGTACACAAGCTTTGTCCAAACGCGAGGCAGCATGCCCTTCCACTGGCACCAGCTGCCCAACTTGCGCTATAAGCCCAGACCTCGTCTCATTCCCGGCAAGGATCAATTGGCTGCATGCGCGGCGCATTTCAATGCACAGATCCAAATCTATGGACAGCAGGTGGCAGTCAACTTGGTGGATCAAAAAGGTGCCGAGGGTGAACTGGAGGCGACATTTGCCCGACTGGTGCGAGAATTGGGTAACACTTCGGTGCGTTACGAGGCCTTCGATTTCCATCACGAGTGCCGGAAGATGCGTTGGGATCGACTCAACATTCTGATCGATAGATTGGCCCACGAACAAGAAGATTTTGGTTTCTATCATGCCTTCGACAATGGCAACTTGGTGTCCACGCAGACGGGTGTCTTTCGGACCAACTGCATTGACTGCCTGGACAGAACCAATGTGGTGCAGAGCATGCTTGCCCGCCGCTCCTTGACCGCTGTTCTCCAAAAGCTGGGTGTGCTGCATGTGGGACAACGTGTCGAACAGGCTTCCAATAACTTTGAGGCGATATTTAAAGGCGTTTGGGCGGACAATGCCGATCTGGTATCGCTGCAGTATTCTGGCACTGGTGCCCTCAAAACGGACTTCACCCGCACCGGGAAACGCACAAAGGCGGGTGCCATGAATGACGGCAAGAACTCACTGATACGCTATTATTTGAACAACTTTGCGGATGGTGTGCGTCAGGATGGCATTGACCTGTTCTTGGGCAACTATGTAATCAATGAAAACGAGGGCAGCATTCTGCCATCGCCACTGATGGCTCAACGAGGCTGGCGCTACTATGCCTTCCCCTCGGTGCTGCTTATCGCTGTGGCCATGTTCATTATCACCATGACATATCCGGCCGAGTTCAATACGGAAAATCTGCTATTTATGCTTTTCTGGGGTGCCATGATTGCGGTCAGTGCCACCGGCATTCTGCACTACGGCGTTGAGTTTGTCCAATGGCCACGGCTTTTTCCGCTCATATCCTTTCAGCCCGCCTGA